A region of the Nitrososphaerota archaeon genome:
AAGATGCTTGAAAAATTCTCCAATCTGAGGCCAGGGTGCAAGATTATCACCATTTTTGATCCGTTGCCCGGAGTAATCCCAAACAAGGTCAGCTTTCCATATTTATTGCACCAGACGCCGTTTATTCAGGCAAAGAATCTCAAGGACCAGATTAAGGTAGTCTTTGACACAGAATGCATTGACTTCACCACCGCATGGGAGCATGCTGAGCGATACACCAAAGCGGTGGGCTCCCCAGACGCAGGAAACGATAGATTTCTGACCATACTACAAACAATAATGATCTGGATAAATGCAAAAAATCTCGGACTGGCCTGCACTCAGGAGATTCCGGCGCCTGTCAAGGCCTATATCGAGATTCTGGATAATTTTTTTAACATAGAGGTAAGGCACCTTATAAAATAGTGAACCTTTTATTTTTCAGCTACATAAGCAATCCATGCGAGTCAACATCAACGTTTCTGCTACAGATTACGACAAGTCTAGTAAGGAGATAATCAGGACATTATCAGGCCTAGAGGAAATGGTTCATGAAAAAGACGGCTTTACCATTACCGATTCGGAATTTGCGTTTGGCTGGCATTTTTACGTAGTCTCTGTGCGCTCTGATTTGGTGCAAAAATTAGCCGACCAAATGGGGCCTGATTTTTACAAGCTAAAGGGCAAGGGAAGTGAAAAAAAGTTTCTCTCCTGGCTTACGCAAAAAATGGAAAAGACCAGCCTTCGG
Encoded here:
- a CDS encoding class I SAM-dependent methyltransferase gives rise to the protein MKIEEYISSLPDSIISGQEVQLLDDSLREIFKFAGLGANDIFYHLGCGTGNSLQIAAKEFGARAVGIDNNREKISQIKKDPMITSFHQDITDADMPDATIILFWFSDEAIIAKMLEKFSNLRPGCKIITIFDPLPGVIPNKVSFPYLLHQTPFIQAKNLKDQIKVVFDTECIDFTTAWEHAERYTKAVGSPDAGNDRFLTILQTIMIWINAKNLGLACTQEIPAPVKAYIEILDNFFNIEVRHLIK